Proteins from a single region of Budorcas taxicolor isolate Tak-1 chromosome 11, Takin1.1, whole genome shotgun sequence:
- the GPR75 gene encoding probable G-protein coupled receptor 75: MNSTGHLQDVPNTTLLHMPHTQGGNSTSIREGLQEPVHTATLVTCTFLLTVIFCLGSYGNFIVFLSFFDPAFRKFRTNFDFMILNLSFCDLFICGVTAPMFTFVLFFSTASGIPDTFCFTFHLTSSGFIIMSLKTVAVIALHRLRMVLGKQPNRTASFPCTLLLTLLLWTTSFTLATLATLKTSKSHLCLPMSSLIAGEGKAILSLYVVDFTFCVAVVFVSYVMIAQTLRKNAQVRKCPAVITVDASRPQPFMGAPVKGGGEPIQCTMPALYRNQNYNKLQHVQTHGYTKSPKQLPTPAASRLQLVSAVNLSTAKDSRAVVTCVVIVLSVLVCCLPLGISLVQVVLSSNGSFILYQFELLGFTLIFLKSGLNPFIYSRNSAGLRRKVLWCLQYIGLGFFCCRQKTRLRAMGKGNLEVNRNKSSHHETNSAYMLSPKPQKKFVDQACGPSHSKESVVSPKMSAGHQHYGQSSSTPINTRIEPYYSIYNSSPSQEESIPHNSQPVNSFGFANSYIAMHYHTTNDLMQEYDSTSAKQIPVPSV; encoded by the coding sequence ATGAACTCAACAGGCCACCTTCAGGATGTGCCCAACACCACCCTGCTCCACATGCCTCACACCCAGGGAGGGAACAGTACTAGTATCCGGGAGGGTCTCCAGGAACCGGTCCACACGGCCACCTTGGTGACCTGTACCTTTCTGCTCACGGTCATCTTCTGCCTGGGCTCTTACGGCAACTTCATTGTCTTCTTGTCCTTCTTCGATCCAGCCTTCAGGAAATTCAGAACCAACTTTGATTTCATGATCCTGAACCTGTCCTTCTGTGACCTCTTCATTTGCGGCGTGACGGCCCCCATGTTCACCTTCGTGTTGTTCTTCAGCACAGCCAGTGGCATACCGGACACTTTCTGCTTCACCTTCCACCTCACCAGCTCGGGCTTCATCATCATGTCCCTCAAGACAGTGGCGGTGATTGCCCTGCACCGGCTCCGTATGGTGTTGGGGAAGCAGCCCAACCGCACGGCTTCCTTCCCCTGCACCTTGctcctcactctcctcctctGGACCACCAGTTTCACCCTTGCCACCTTGGCCACCCTGAAAACCAGCAAATCACACCTCTGCCTTCCCATGTCCAGTCTGATcgccggagaagggaaagccaTCCTGTCTCTCTACGTGGTCGACTTCACCTTTTGTGTGGCGGTGGTCTTCGTGTCCTACGTCATGATTGCTCAGACACTGCGGAAGAACGCTCAAGTCAGAAAGTGCCCGGCTGTGATCACCGTTGACGCTTCCAGACCACAGCCTTTCATGGGGGCCCCTGTGAAGGGAGGTGGTGAGCCCATCCAGTGTACCATGCCGGCTCTGTACAGGAACCAGAATTACAACAAACTGCAGCACGTTCAGACCCACGGATACACCAAGAGTCCCAAGCAGCTGCCAACCCCTGCAGCCAGCCGGCTCCAGCTGGTGTCGGCTGTCAATCTGTCCACGGCTAAGGACTCCAGGGCGGTGGTCACCTGTGTGGTGATTGTGCTCTCTGTCCTGGTATGCTGTCTTCCGCTGGGCATTTCCCTGGTGCAGGTGGTTCTGTCCAGCAATGGGAGCTTCATCCTTTACCAGTTTGAACTGTTGGGGTTTACGCTTATATTTCTCAAGTCAGGATTAAACCCTTTTATATATTCTCGGAACAGTGCAGGGCTGAGAAGGAAAGTGCTGTGGTGCCTCCAGTACATCGGCCTGGGTTTTTTCTGCTGCAGACAGAAGACCCGACTTCGTGCCATGGGAAAAGGGAACCTCGAAGTCAACAGAAACAAATCCTCCCATCATGAAACGAATTCTGCCTACATGTTGTCTCCAAAGCCCCAGAAGAAATTTGTGGACCAGGCCTGTGGCCCAAGTCACTCCAAGGAAAGTGTGGTCAGTCCTAAGATGTCTGCTGGACATCAGCACTATGGTCAGAGCAGCTCTACCCCCATCAACACTCGGATTGAGCCGTACTACAGTATCTACAACAGCAGCCCATCCCAGGAAGAGAGCATCCCACACAACTCGCAGCCAGTAAACTCCTTTGGGTTTGCCAATTCATATATAGCCATGCATTATCACACCACTAATGATTTGATGCAGGAATACGACAGCACATCGGCCAAGCAGATTCCGGTCCCCTCTGTTTAG